The region GATTTATCGCTTTCGGGAAAGACCCTGCCTCCCCTTTCGGTTTTAAGGGGCACATTGTTATTTTCAAAAAATTCCATGAGATCGCTGTTGAAAAAACGGTAGAAAGAGGGCTTTATAAAACGCCCGCCGTCGGAGAATTTTTTGAGGAAATCAGCCATACCCGCGCTGTTTGTAAGATTGCAGCGGCCCTTGCCCGTGATGGCCAGTT is a window of Candidatus Omnitrophota bacterium DNA encoding:
- a CDS encoding FAD-binding protein: MKKVIVVGGGPAGLMAAITASEESADVTLLEKMPSAARKLAITGKGRCNLTNSAGMADFLKKFSDGGRFIKPSFYRFFNSDLMEFFENNNVPLKTERGGRVFPESDKS